A window from Carassius auratus strain Wakin chromosome 48, ASM336829v1, whole genome shotgun sequence encodes these proteins:
- the LOC113065328 gene encoding C-type mannose receptor 2-like → MERITCMSLLLTAVVSSSARAPRQYHFVNQKKSWTEAQSYCREKYTDLVTISDIQEQNDIEQAIKSSSDRVWIGLKNTRVGFWSDPAFYTEQYRNWGPSQPGGDGDCVYMNCGNGQNCVNNHKGQWHDVDCSKIMPFICYNASKGFIPGQGEKSWTEAQKYCRERHTDLASVRNQTENEEIQKIIDQNIPSHNQDNQVWIGLHRLWVWSDNSTSTFTHWKHSSDNTRKNCTLIVISDEGRWKDEECSEKHPFVCYDDNLVLVREKKTWTEALRRCRNMDMDLVSVDSEQMQQRVMNVTSSALSDHVWLGLRHSCTVGIWFWVKGQTVCYDQWASDYDIGLDECDQTVRSGAIRTRDNHWISLPETEEINFICTKYM, encoded by the exons ATGGAGAGAATCACATgtatgtctcttctgctcacag CTGTGGTCAGTTCTTCTGCACGAGCTCCGCGTCAGTATCACTTTGTGAATCAGAAGAAGAGCTGGACTGAagctcagagttactgcagagAGAAATACACAGATCTGGTCACTATCAGTGACATACAAGAACAGAATGACATTGAACAGGCCATAAAGAGTAGCTCTGACCGTGTCTGGATTGGACTGAAGAACACAAGAGTTGGTTTCTGGAGTGACCCTGCCTTCTACACAGAACAGTACAGGAACTGGGGACCATCACAACCAGGAGGAGATGGAGACTGTGTTTACATGAACTGTGGGAATGGACAGAATTGTGTGAATAATCATAAAGGACAGTGGCATGATGTAGACTGTAGTAAAATAATGCCTTTCATCTGCTATAATG CCAGTAAAGGATTCATCCCTGGACAAGGAGAAAAGAGCTGGACTGAAGCTCAGAAATActgcagagagagacacacagatctGGCCAGCGTGAGGAATCAGACTGAGAATGAAGAGATTCAGAAGATCATAGACCAAAACATACCTTCACATAATCAAGATAATCAAGTCTGGATCGGTCTGCACAGACTCTGGGTTTGGTCAGATAACAGCACCTCCACATTCACACACTGGAAACATAGTTCTGATAACACACGTAAGAACTGCACATTGATTGTTATCAGTGATGAAGGACGATGGAAAGACGAGGAGTGTTCAGAAAAGCATCCCTTTGTGTGTTATGATG ATAATCTGGTTCTGGTCCGAGAGAAAAAGACGTGGACTGAAGCTCTGAGACGCTGCAGAAACATGGACATGGACCTGGTGTCGGTGGATTCGGAGCAGATGCAGCAGCGGGTGATGAATGTGACCTCGAGCGCTCTCTCTGATCACGTGTGGCTGGGTCTGCGTCACTCCTGCACAGTGGGGATCTGGTTCTGGGTCAAAGGTCAGACCGTGTGCTACGATCAGTGGGCTTCTGATTATGACATCGGACTGGACGAATGTGATCAGACGGTGAGATCCGGAGCCATTCGGACCCGTGATAATCACTGGATCAGCCTTCCTGAAACTGAAGAAATCAACTTCATCTGCACCAAGTACATGTGA
- the LOC113065329 gene encoding C-type mannose receptor 2-like — protein sequence MERITCMSLLLTAVVSSSARAPRQYHFVNQNLSWTEAQSYCREKYTDLVTISDIQEQNDTEQAIKRVNSNADRVWIGLKSTDSWIWSLSDPAFYREHESQYRNWGSKQPNGDGDCIYMKCVNDHKGQWHDVDCSKEMYFICYNGSSKGFISVQEKKSWTEAQKYCRERYTDLASVRNQTENEQIQKIIDKNRTSSDKDKQVWIGLHRLWVWSDNSTSTFTHWKSNRPKTSNTNHDDCALIDRQGIWTDEKCSEKHPFVCYDDNLVLVRENKTWTEALRRCRNMDMDLVSVDSEQMQRWVKILLMKASASSDHVWLGLRHSCTMGIWYWINGQTVCYDQWASDYDIGLDECDQTVRSGAIRTRDNHWISLPETEEINFICTKYM from the exons ATGGAGAGAATCACATgtatgtctcttctgctcacag CTGTGGTCAGTTCTTCTGCACGAGCTCCGCGTCAGTATCACTTTGTGAATCAGAACCTGAGCTGGACTGAagctcagagttactgcagagAGAAATACACAGATCTGGTCACTATCAGTGACATACAAGAACAGAATGACACTGAACAGGCCATAAAGAGAGTGAACAGCAATGCTGACCGTGTCTGGATTGGACTGAAGAGCACAGACTCATGGATATGGTCTCTGAGTGACCCTGCCTTCTACAGAGAACACGAGTCTCAGTACAGGAACTGGGGATCAAAACAACCAAATGGAGATGGAGACTGTATttacatgaaatgtgtgaatgatCATAAAGGACAGTGGCATGATGTAGACTGTagtaaagaaatgtatttcaTCTGCTATAATG GCAGCAGTAAAGGATTCATCTCTGTACAAGAGAAAAAGAGCTGGACTGAAGCTCAGAAATACTGCAGAGAGAGATACACAGATCTGGCCAGCGTGAGGAATCAGACTGAGAATGAACAGATTCAGAAGATCATAGACAAAAACAGAACTTCAAGTGATAAAGATAAACAAGTCTGGATCGGTCTGCACAGACTCTGGGTTTGGTCAGATAACAGCACCTCCACATTCACACACTGGAAATCTAATAGACCCAAAACCAGCAACACTAATCACGATGACTGTGCATTGATTGATCGCCAAGGAATATGGACAGATGAGAAGTGTTCAGAAAAGCATCCCTTTGTGTGTTATGATG ATAATCTGGTTCTGGTCCGAGAGAATAAGACGTGGACTGAAGCTCTGAGACGCTGCAGAAACATGGACATGGACCTGGTGTCGGTGGATTCGGAGCAGATGCAGCGATGGGTGAAGATCTTGTTGATGAAAGCAAGTGCCTCCTCTGATCACGTGTGGCTGGGTCTGCGTCACTCCTGCACAATGGGGATCTGGTACTGGATCAACGGTCAGACCGTGTGCTACGATCAGTGGGCTTCTGATTATGACATCGGACTGGACGAATGTGATCAGACGGTGAGATCCGGAGCCATTCGGACCCGTGATAATCACTGGATCAGCCTTCCTGAAACTGAAGAAATCAACTTCATCTGCACCAAGTACATGTGA